In one window of Spartinivicinus marinus DNA:
- the thrS gene encoding threonine--tRNA ligase → MPVITLPDGSNRQFDQPISVLAVAESIGPGLAKATIAGRVNGQLKDACDLIEEDAELQIITAKDEEGVDIIRHSFAHLVGHAVKQLFPTAKMAIGPVIENGFYYDIAYERSFTHEDLQAIETRIGELIKKNYPVIKKMTPVEEARQVFLDRGENYKVQLIDDMDATVKAVGLYHHEEYTDMCRGPHVPNTRFLRAFKLTKLAGAYWRGDSNNEMLQRIYGTAWADKKQLKAYLHRLEEAEKRDHRKLGKRLGLFHTQEEAPGMVFWHHHGWTIYQVIEQYMRQVQRDNGYLEIKTPQMVDRTLWEKSGHWDKFQDMMYTTHSESRDFAVKPMNCPCHVQVFNQGLRSYRDLPLRLAEFGSCHRDEPSGTLHGLMRVRGFTQDDAHIFCTEDQIQQEVATFIDLLFAVYRDFSFDEVMLKLSTRPEQRVGSDAVWDQAEAALASALDATGLDWEELPGEGAFYGPKIEFSLKDCIGRVWQCGTIQVDFSMPDRLSAQYVAEDGSRQVPVMLHRAILGSFERFIGILIEHYEGAMPPWLAPVQAVVLNITDNQADYAAKVVDQLKNQGFRVLSDLRNEKISFKIREHTLQKVPYLLVVGDQEMNAGTVAVRTRKGQDLGTLSIEEFCKHLSADIELRGRLQSESK, encoded by the coding sequence ATGCCTGTAATTACCCTTCCTGATGGCAGTAACCGCCAGTTTGATCAGCCCATATCTGTGTTAGCTGTCGCTGAATCAATCGGCCCCGGACTGGCTAAAGCTACGATTGCCGGTCGCGTCAATGGTCAGCTAAAAGATGCCTGTGACCTAATTGAAGAAGATGCTGAGCTTCAAATCATTACCGCCAAAGACGAAGAAGGTGTCGACATTATTCGCCACTCATTTGCTCACTTAGTTGGCCATGCAGTAAAGCAGCTGTTCCCAACGGCTAAAATGGCGATTGGTCCAGTAATAGAAAATGGTTTCTATTATGATATCGCTTATGAGCGCTCATTTACTCACGAAGACCTGCAGGCAATCGAGACTCGAATCGGTGAGTTGATTAAAAAAAATTATCCTGTCATTAAAAAGATGACTCCTGTGGAAGAAGCACGGCAGGTGTTTCTCGATAGAGGTGAGAACTATAAAGTACAGTTGATTGATGATATGGATGCAACTGTTAAGGCAGTCGGCTTATATCATCATGAAGAATACACTGATATGTGTCGTGGCCCCCATGTACCCAATACCCGTTTTTTAAGAGCCTTCAAGCTCACTAAACTGGCTGGTGCCTACTGGCGGGGCGATTCTAATAATGAAATGTTGCAGCGTATTTATGGTACTGCTTGGGCTGATAAAAAGCAGCTAAAAGCTTATTTGCATCGTTTGGAAGAAGCAGAAAAAAGGGACCATCGTAAGCTAGGTAAGCGACTAGGGTTATTTCATACTCAGGAAGAAGCGCCAGGAATGGTGTTTTGGCATCATCATGGCTGGACTATTTATCAAGTGATTGAGCAGTATATGCGACAGGTTCAGCGTGATAATGGTTACCTGGAAATAAAAACCCCTCAAATGGTTGATCGAACTTTATGGGAAAAATCTGGGCACTGGGATAAGTTCCAGGACATGATGTATACGACCCATTCAGAAAGCCGCGATTTTGCTGTAAAACCGATGAACTGCCCTTGCCATGTGCAGGTATTTAATCAAGGATTACGGAGTTACCGTGACCTGCCATTACGTCTGGCTGAATTTGGCTCCTGTCATCGTGATGAACCATCTGGTACCTTACATGGTCTGATGCGGGTAAGAGGCTTTACCCAAGATGATGCTCATATTTTCTGTACTGAGGATCAGATCCAGCAAGAAGTGGCCACGTTTATAGACTTACTATTTGCTGTTTACCGAGATTTTAGCTTTGATGAAGTGATGCTAAAGCTATCCACTCGTCCTGAGCAACGAGTTGGTTCTGATGCAGTATGGGATCAGGCAGAAGCTGCTCTTGCCTCTGCGCTTGATGCTACTGGTTTAGATTGGGAAGAGCTACCTGGCGAAGGTGCCTTTTATGGACCTAAAATTGAGTTTTCATTAAAAGACTGTATTGGTCGGGTATGGCAGTGTGGAACAATTCAGGTAGACTTTTCAATGCCTGATCGATTGAGTGCTCAATACGTGGCTGAAGATGGCTCGCGTCAAGTTCCAGTGATGCTACACCGTGCTATACTTGGCTCGTTTGAGCGTTTTATCGGTATTTTAATTGAGCACTATGAAGGTGCAATGCCACCTTGGCTGGCACCTGTGCAAGCGGTGGTGTTAAATATTACCGATAATCAGGCTGACTATGCAGCGAAAGTCGTTGATCAACTAAAAAATCAAGGCTTTCGAGTCTTATCAGACTTGAGAAACGAAAAAATCAGTTTTAAAATCCGCGAGCACACTTTACAAAAAGTACCTTATCTCTTGGTTGTTGGTGATCAAGAGATGAATGCTGGGACGGTCGCTGTAAGGACTCGAAAAGGGCAAGACCTAGGAACCCTCTCAATCGAAGAGTTCTGCAAGCATCTGTCAGCAGATATAGAATTACGCGGCCGATTACAGAGTGAATCGAAGTAG